Within Spinacia oleracea cultivar Varoflay chromosome 4, BTI_SOV_V1, whole genome shotgun sequence, the genomic segment tttgcacgtttattaacgactaattaatatgcattgagattcctctgttttttaatttaataagaaaaattacgtttatttataatgttttcactcttatcaaaattctgatattggaaaaatgagaaaaatttaatgtctcgATCGAAAAAAATAATGTGAGATATTAAATTacctaatgaatttaattggttaaaataatcatttgacacaagttttgatagaatattaaagtatttatgtgataatataaaagaaaatataaagaatattttgaaggttaaattgttttttaccacctaaaaaaattgataaattgttttttaccacctaaaaaaataaaagttgtcttttaccacctaaaaataaaataaaaattgttttttaccacctcttaACCGAAAAAATGCAAAGGAACATTATGCGGGTCCATTTCACCGACtatataatttttttccttctcttctcccACGATTTTCATGCATAAAAGCCACCATTTTCCCTTAATTCCCATTAATTCACATAACGTTTTCAACAATTTTGTAGTTAAGAGGTGGTAAAagacaattttattttatttttaggtggtaaaaaataatttttatttttttaggtggtaaaaaacaatttctcaatttttttaggtggtaaaaaccaatttaacctattttgaaatacccaaaaaagaAAACGTACAGAACaaaaagaacggagggagtactttttcTAGGGAGTAATTGACAATATACTTGAATTGCTATACACTCGAATCATACTAACAATTGACCTTCTCATTAATTAAACGATTTGATTATCTCCTCTATAACTATTTaattatcaaaagaaaaatgttgtAATTGAAGTGAAAACAAAAAAGTATTATAGTTATAATGTTAATAAGGTGCATACCACATACCCTATTGAACAAGAACCTATTCCAGATTAACTAGTCTATATACGCAGGTTAATATTAAATCACTTATACAAGCATATCACAGTCGATGTAGCTCGGCCTTCAAGTCATAAAGTGAGTTATGCACTAACTTACTCATAAGGTGAGTTAtgcaccaagttcaacatcttATGTTGGTCGATCTACTTCCTACAATATAAAACCAATTTTTTTATAAGATGAACTACCTTATCAGACTGGAACCCCTCAAAAGTCAATCTGACACAGATCAATAGTTAAACACTTCATACTTTCAAAGTATTTATTGTGGAATTGAACCTCCTAACGTTATGATCGTTGTGATTCGAAACGAGTAGCCGTTTTTATACTCCGTACAAAATATACAATACTCCCACCGTGTACAAAATCCACTACAAACTACTCTACAATTAAAGTAGAAAGTATAGTTTAGAGATGGAGTGTGACATATGGACATGTACGTTTGTACTTGATGACTAAGGCGTGTAATCTTGGGATTAATAATTAAcacaaaaataacaaaaacctTCCTTAAGAAACACCTCCCCCCTTATAAATAACCATCCCTTTACCATCATGAAATCACACTCACAATCACAACTTTGTATCACCACCACCAACTCAAAAACACACATTCTACCCCTCTCTctatcacacacacacacaaattaTACTGTTTTACatcaaaccaaacggagccctCTGTTCATCATGCAACACGACGACAGGAAAAGCGGCAGCACTAGCGGCAAGGTGAAGAAGGGGTTTCTAGCCGTACAAGTTGGCTTAGAACATGATCAAGAATTTCATCttcataataacaataatagtaatattgaGTACTACAATAGTACAAAAGATGAGTTGCAAAAATTTGTTATTCCAATATGGTACTTGTACCACCCTCTATTCATTGGTCTTCTTGACCGCGCTAGAGAAGTTTACGGCTACCACGTCGACGGTCCTTTGCGGCTGCCTATTCCCGTCGACGATTTTATTCATCTCCGGTGGATGATCGAGAAGGAGAACCACCCTAGTAGTGGTGGTTCTTCACGGCGGGACGATGaccaccaccaacaccaccaCCAGTATTCTTATCATGCGCCCTCATTTCGCTCTTGTTAGCACTTAGCAcggatttttttaatttttttttaatttagagTGTTAATTAAATTTGGGGTTATTAATGGTGGGATAGGGTTGTTTTAAATTATTGGGTGGTTCAGGAATACCACGTCATCTACGAGAGATTAGAGAATGATCAAACGATCGATAGGGAGGGGCGtcctttattattattatatttttaaaagtgATGCCTCTATAATACATTAGTATGTAATCAGTAACATATTACCTTATGAAAAGATTAatgatttattttctccaaaatgTAATTCAAGATTCATTTCATGATGAAGTTCATCCAGTGGCAGTGTACGTACTGTTCAACTTTTCATCGTCTCTTGTGTAGTATGACAAAATTGGACAACTCACAACTTTAATTTGTACACCTTTGTGACAAATTATGTACTTCATTTACAAGTTGTGCATTAATTAATCCTTTGTAATTTATTGAAATAGTTTTAACAAATAATAAGAACTCCTTTCGTTTCTgtacaaatttttatttaaaggtggtgtaaaataaatattgtacTTATCTATTTTAAAGTTATCCTGGTACGTATAATATATAATTTATCTATATTTTTCGTGATAAcattcttttcaaaataaataataatgtaCGTAGTATAAAAGTAAAATATgcaaccctttaaaatatttatcaataaaaaaatgttaatataaaaattagatgatcaaaacatgttaaaagttaCTAAAATATCGATAAAAGTTACCATGATATACAATAAATTTTTATACACCTTACGTCGTTCTTGAATGTTTGTCATCTTTCTGTATTGAGTTGCTATTTTTTAGTCttgtcaaaggaccaactcaaccaaaagcttaagttgatggttgaagccccaagattagatttatactctatcatgccccctcacatgaaagccctttgggcttgaagtgtggatgcaACATATGCCTCCTCCCAGCGCGAAATATTCCACCTTGAAAGGAGAGGTGGATGAGATTTGAACCTGTGACCTTTGCGTcacgttggctctgataccatgttaaatacGGGCCTGGGCCGCACCCGTCACTAAGAGAGAGTGTTCACTTAacaagtccaaaggaggttccaccttaaaaccatatggcaataaggggagtagcctcttggccttattaagtgattaactctcttctcttttgtcaatgtgggactctcacacctgatgtttcatgggtcagatCTTAACAT encodes:
- the LOC130472515 gene encoding auxin-responsive protein SAUR32 gives rise to the protein MKSHSQSQLCITTTNSKTHILPLSLSHTHTNYTVLHQTKRSPLFIMQHDDRKSGSTSGKVKKGFLAVQVGLEHDQEFHLHNNNNSNIEYYNSTKDELQKFVIPIWYLYHPLFIGLLDRAREVYGYHVDGPLRLPIPVDDFIHLRWMIEKENHPSSGGSSRRDDDHHQHHHQYSYHAPSFRSC